The genomic window ACAGCTCTGCTGAATCAAACATAACATCTGTTTCTCCACAACAGATCTGCATTTGCTCCTGCTTTCAAAGACTAGTgacaacatttctgtttttaatcagcCACACAGAGTCAGCCACCGATCACGTCCCATCTGTTCACTGCAGAAAGTAGCCCCGGCCAGCATGGCGTGTTGAGCAAATGCCAGAGCTTGCTGCCTAAACGATCTCTGAAATTTTTCTATGCATGGTCATGACCTCACAAATAATACTCCAGCTTCAGCTCTTAGCCATTCTATCATAACATATGCTAATCCCCTGATTCCGCCCCCTACCCAACCACTGCCCAATCCCTGTCTGCTATACATGTCACTGACAGATTTACCAGAACCCACTACACCCCATACAGCAGTGGGAGGTCATGTGACTGCATTCTGGATAATCATTTCCAAACATGTCATAgtcacaatgtaaaaaaaaaaaatctctctctctctctctctctctctctctagtgccAACAGCATGCCTAAGCAAGTGGAGGTCCGAATGCATGAGAGTCACCTGGAGCCCATAGAGGCAACCCCTCGCTCCAAATGTGGACTGTTGTGTCAGAAGATGCGCAAGAACCTGCTCCTCACACTCACCGTGCTGGGTAAGTtgtctctgtccgtctgtcacACTGCCACTGTCTGGCAGTCTCACAGCATTTACAATAATGCTTGTTCAGCTCAGGACTGCATAATGTAGAGAATATGAGGccaacaggaaaacagaaaaggattAGAAAGGACAGATCATTTACACAGATAATTTTACATGCTCTATCTTCTGCACGGTGTCAGGTGACAAATACTAAGATCAGGCAGTGGCTGTTCTCCAAAACACTCTGAACTCTCCTCATTCTACTACAAGACCTGACAGGAATATCAGAGCATAAATCTGGTTTTTGGAACAACCCATGACCTCAAAAATGGTTGTGTAACGTCTTTAACTGAAGGAAACAATGCTAAAGTGATTGCTTCATTGCTAAAGTAAATCAAAATTCAAATGTGTGGAGAGGCCTCTTCCTAAAGAAGTCCAGTTATTCTACTACAGATAGGATTCCTCCTGGAGCTAAGACTCAACCTTCCTACTATgcagctaaaaaaaaccccaaaaaacactggAGCTTTGCACGcatgacactgtgtgtgcatgtacatatgattgtgtatgagtgtatgagtgttaGTGCGTTGGAAAGCATTTACACTATTCTACAAGATTACAGCTGGTGTGGATTATCTGCCTTAAAGGTAGCTGCATCAGATTTTAGAATATGGTAAAGAGGCTCCTGTCCAtaaaaaagtgtgttttgtgtccaGAGCTTTACTGACAGTGTTACAGACACTGCCAAAGTGGGAGACCAACTCTGACAGGGGAAGAGGACCTGTTTTCTGGCGGTTGAAGAAGAGTGTAATAACACAACGCATTATTGAAGAGACTCTAAGTGTAATCATCTTTGGCACagcttgagagaaaaaaaggcctCTGTGTACAGAAGACAAGGGGCTTTTGGTTTGAGGCAGTGCATTGTCTGGCCCTGAACAGCAGAGGAGTCAGGACCAGAGAGCGATCATCATTCTTTGGGGAAATTGTTGGAAAGCAAACCTTAACATGGTTCTGCCTTTGTTATCAGGCTCCACCAGCCTACAGCTGTGCTCTTCAGAAAACTTGCTTTGTCCAGCCAATGGGGAATACAGGTGGTCATCCATCCATGCATTCCAACAGTCAGATATGACGCTGTCAAGATGACAGTTTGccttctttttttatattcttattcatccataaacacactcccccaacacacaagctctctctctctctctctctgaatctcagACTCTCTTTTTAACACCTCTCCAAAACCCATCCACCCACGTCTCAGTCTGCAAATAACAAACTGAGATTTTGAGTCTAATTATCTAATACACTGTTGGGTTTTCTCCTAAACGCTCAATCAGATTTTAAATTAAAAGCATATTTTGGAATTTGAAAGTATGCAGCACAGCTGATTCTCTTGGGTAACACTGCACTGGCCTCATTTCACAGTAACGATCCCATGAATATCAATCTAGACAGATgaccaaactctctctctgtcctcctgcagGTGTGATCCTGGGAGCAGTGTCTGGAATGCTCTTGCGTGTTGCTTCCCCCATTGATGACAATATCATCATGGTGATCGCCTTCCCTGGAGACATCCTGATGAGGATGCTGAAGATGCTTATTCTTCCTCTCATCATCTCCAGTTTGATCACAGGTAATAAATAAAGGACAAGAGTAATGAGAGATCTAGTCCAGTGAATCAGCGAATCGACCAACAAGTCAATCAATCAGCAGTCAGCTAACAGTCAGTCAACGGTCAGTCGAAGATGAGGCACCTTTACTGCCAGGGTCTGTGACGGTCATCTTCAGGCTTTCTTTGATCCTCAAGTGTTTAGCTTAAGTATACCATTGACAGAGCTGGTGTTTTCATAGAATGGAAGACTGTGCAGATAAACATGTGAAGAGTGAGatgttaaaaatatgaaattatgaGACATCTCATAATTGAGAGAAAGCATGGGTTAGAGTATCATCGAGgtccttctctcttctgtagGTCTGGCTGGTCTGGATGCCAAGTCCAGTGGTCGTCTTGGCACCAGAGCTATGGTTTACTACATGTCTACCACTGTTATTGCTGCTGTGCTGGGTGTGATACTGGTGCTGGCCATCCACCCTGGCAACCCCAAACTGAAGGAGAAACTGGGTGAGGGACACAAGAATGATGAGGTGTCCAGCCTGGATGCCTTCTTCGACCTCATCAGGAACCTCTTCCCCGAGAATCTGGTGCAAGCTTGCTTCCAGCAGGTCAGTTCTCCACATGCATGATACACTTGACTCCAGATTTTTTTTGGACTTAGAGAGGTGATGAGAAGAGATAaatgctctttctctgtttcttgtcACAGATTCAGACTGTGGTGAAAAAAGTGGAGATTATACCCGAAGATGATGATTCCAATGCCACCATGGTTGACTACCTCAATACCACCAAGCCTCCTCCAatatacaaagacaaaaaatccCTGCAGTTCAAGAGTGGAATGAACGTTTTGGGTAGGCAATTCAGGACACTTCAACCTTTCCTTTTACTTGTTCTGCGTTATTTCACCTTTCtctgtgtaaaaagaaaagatctcttTATCTCCTCTGAATTGAGCAATTGAATCCTCTCATTTAGGTTGATACCTGGTATCTATGGACAGTAAACAATGTGTGAATGTTGGAGAAATGCTAAATGGTAACTGtattacacaaaaacatttttgtcaggTAAACTTTGTCAGGTCAGGTAAACTTTATCAGGTCAGGGTAAACTTTGAGGAAGGTGCTTTACACATTTCTACCCCTAGAGGCCCTTTTTCAGGCCTCTAAAAACCAGTGAAGTCTGACTGTCTTTCTTTGGCATGTAAAGGTGATTCTAGACATCTAACGGTCACTATTCATGTATTTTCTGTATTGTCTTTCAGGTCTGATTGGTTTTTTCATTGCCTTTGGCATCTGCATGGGGAAGATGGGCGAGAAAGCCAAACTCATGATTGACTTCTTCAATATTCTGAATGAGATTGTGATGAGGCTGGTTATCATGATCATGTGGTCAGTGttgacattacagacactgtcCTGAGCTCTCAAACATTCActttgtctgttgtctgtttttgtcctgtCTCCTGTCAGAAGGACATCACACTCTTTCCCTCCACAGGTACTCTCCCTTTGGCATTGCCTGCCTGATCTGTGGGAAGATCATCTCCATCAAAGATCTGGAGGTGGTTGCAAGGCAACTGGGCATGTACATGGTCACGGTCATCATTGGCCTTATCATCCATGGTGCCATATTTTTGCCCGCCATCTACTTCGCCATCGTCAGGAAAAACCCCTTCACCTTCTTCATGGGCATCTTTCAGGCATGGATCACTGCTCTGGGCACAGCCTCCAGGTAAAATGCTTACCAGGTAAAACACCCATCTTAACAAATCTacaagaaataaacaatgtttCCCATAGCCAAGGgcaatcaaagaaaacaaaaggcaacAGTTTTCATCTAGTGTATTTGACAAGGTCAAAACTGCATGGATCACAACAGCTCTGCTCACAAAGGTCCTCTGACCAGCTCCTGTGCCCAATTCACTGTGACATCTGTGGGCCCTGCTCAGTTTGGACAGAAATCTCTGTGAATTAGACCTTGCTTTACCCACCTAGTCCACTCCTCTATGAAAGACTTACTGGTTTTATTAGTCTTAAGTTTTGTTAAATTAAGTTTTAAGAGTTTTAGCTTGTGCTCTTAATCACTTTTGCTGACCTTTTTCCTCTTAGTGCTGGTACTCTGCCTGTCACCTTCCGCTGTCTGGAGGAGAACCTGGGCATCGATAAGAGAGTGACCCGATTCGTACTTCCTGTCGGTGCCACCATCAACATGGATGGAACAGCCTTGTACGAGGCTGTGGCTGCAATCTTCATTGCCCAGATGAATGGCATTGACCTGGACCCTGGTCAGATTGTCACTGTCAGGTAAACTCAGATTAACGGTACATTACAAAACATCCAATCCCACAATACATGTGCTTAAACATAGTTTATAACTGCTTCCTTTTCCGTGTGTCCAGTTTGACGGCTACGCTGGCCAGTGTTGGAGCAGCCAGTATTCCTAGCGCAGGACTGGTGACCATGTTGCTGATTCTGACGGCTGTTGGACTGCCCACTCAGGATATTAGCCTGTTGGTGGCTGTTGATTGGCTCCTGTGAGTTGCTGGAACTCTGATACGCTGATGCTTTCAAATTTCAGTTAATCAAGTCAAATGTTCGTTCTCTGCTAGCATAAAgatgcactgtttgtttttcttgtcctgATGATTTGCAGCAAACTTCTCTCTACACTAACAAACATTGACAAACATTCCCATTCCTATATGGCCAACAGGGCTTTAGAGAATCTTGTTGATTCGTGACAGTGAATCTTAGCTTTGGTGTGTTATTACTCCTCTGAATCTCAGGGATCGTTTCCGGACCTCTGTTAATGTGGTGGGTGACTCATATGGTGCGGGCATTGTCTACCACCTGTCCAAGGCGGAGCTCGAAGCTCTCGATGCCCAGCATGGGAAGTCTGACGACATTGAGATGATGACTAAGACCCAGTCCTATTACGACGACCTAAAGAACCACCATGAAAACAACTCCAACCAGTGCGTCTATGCCGCTCACAATTCAAACTTGGTAGATGAATGCAAGGTACAACTCACGCTTACGGACATAGAGACTTCTATTTAACCATCTCTCTGCTGCATGCATGCTGTGCACCTGTTTCCTGCTGTGTTCCTCTaggtatttatattttatatgccaatgtaaatacatacacacctaGTTAGAACAagaaatgtgtatatatttccATAAGCATTCTCCTTAAATAGCAGCTTTTGTCTCTCTTACATTTATTCAGTCCATCTCTATAGGACAGCTCTTGGCTCTGTCAACTTGTAGAATCTGTCTCAAATTTTAAGACTCCGTATGAGCCTTATGACTGCAGGCCAACACAGTACCACCATATGTCACTGTTTTAGCTGGCATTCAAACTGTGGTAAAGTCCTGGCAGTGAGAGGACAGTCTAAAAAGCTCATACAAAGAGAACATTATGCCCCTCCTATCTTTTTTCATCAGAAGAGACTGAGCCTGACCAGatgtaaagagaaaaagggCAGCTCTATGGATCGTGTCTTACCTTTGTTAATTACATGTCTTGCCACCTTTGTCTTTGAGCTAGTGTCAAAACGGATTGTCAGGGACCAAATCCACTGTCCAATTACAGAGCTTAAAGTCTTTCGTGATCCTGTCTGAAGAGTATCTGCTTTACAGATTTCTCCATCTCATCCACTAACTAACACTGTTCAGTGAAGTGTGGTTATGCcgtctggggtgtgtgtgtgtgtaggttggtGGGAATGCCagacagaaatctctctctgctctgttctgcacTGCCAGCATGTCACTTTTCTCCCTCCAGCCATGAATTTACACAGCTAATTAGCAAGACGGTTTTAGAAAagattttttatgttttgttaaaATGCAGCGACAGAATGTTTCATTAGCACTGCACAAAGTAACTGTGCGTATCATCCATAATATAGTGATGATGTCAATCTTTAATGTTCATGTTGAATTATGAAAAATATCCTTGTGCACACTCCAGGTAGTCCAAGTAAACAAGTGTTCTATTATAATTACAATTGCCAATGATAAAACCATGAAGATCTTTCATTGGATAGGGGTGTGATAATGCTGCCccacccctctgtctctgtctcacacacgcacacacacacacacacacacacacacacagtcttgtaGTCCCAGTCTTCAGTGAAAGGATTATACCCTGTTATTCTGTATGTATGACACAAAAGCTGCTATTTCACTTCTGTCCTGTGTTTGCTTGCATGGCTTGGCTGTAAATACTCACTGTAATCTGATGACTAACTCATTTACTCATAGCAGCATGCTGTCGTAGAAGCTTTGCAAAATGACACTGTGAGAGTTAACATTGCAATTTATTGAGTAGTTGCTAGAATTTTGTAcatattgttgtttgtttgtttgttattattattattattattgttgttttgtaatacatgtgatttgatttgtattttaCTGCATGTGAATGAACTACGCTGTGATCATTTGTTGTTTGAAATGTCAGCGAGGAACAGTCTTGCATGTTTTTAAAGCACTGGGTTAATGTGGGAATGGCATGCCAAAGTTCAGTCTGATCCTTTAGGCCCAGAGTCCTTCCTCTCTGACTCTTCCAACTCCCGTGTAGTTTGGAGCACAGAATCTCACATTAATGCTACAATTAAGATATACATTTAAGTTTtaaggaaaataagaaaaaaaaatttaattgtttgaaaataaaaaaaacaacccggATACCTCTTGTGTTCTGTGCTCCAAAGCCCAggcaaataaaacacagttgaGTGTGCCTTGCACTGGTTTGACTGGATGTTTAGACTTTTGCTGATAATTATTTTCAGGTAACCTCAGCCACAAACGGCTCGTCTGCGGAGTACACGCTTGTTGAGGAGGAACCATGGAAACGAGAATAAAGCAGAACACAGTCCCTCAGCTCCCATACCCACACTCTTTACTGTCCAGtgaataaaaggaaaagaaaaaaagaaaaagaaaa from Chanos chanos chromosome 2, fChaCha1.1, whole genome shotgun sequence includes these protein-coding regions:
- the slc1a2b gene encoding excitatory amino acid transporter 2, which produces MPKQVEVRMHESHLEPIEATPRSKCGLLCQKMRKNLLLTLTVLGVILGAVSGMLLRVASPIDDNIIMVIAFPGDILMRMLKMLILPLIISSLITGLAGLDAKSSGRLGTRAMVYYMSTTVIAAVLGVILVLAIHPGNPKLKEKLGEGHKNDEVSSLDAFFDLIRNLFPENLVQACFQQIQTVVKKVEIIPEDDDSNATMVDYLNTTKPPPIYKDKKSLQFKSGMNVLGLIGFFIAFGICMGKMGEKAKLMIDFFNILNEIVMRLVIMIMWYSPFGIACLICGKIISIKDLEVVARQLGMYMVTVIIGLIIHGAIFLPAIYFAIVRKNPFTFFMGIFQAWITALGTASSAGTLPVTFRCLEENLGIDKRVTRFVLPVGATINMDGTALYEAVAAIFIAQMNGIDLDPGQIVTVSLTATLASVGAASIPSAGLVTMLLILTAVGLPTQDISLLVAVDWLLDRFRTSVNVVGDSYGAGIVYHLSKAELEALDAQHGKSDDIEMMTKTQSYYDDLKNHHENNSNQCVYAAHNSNLVDECKVTSATNGSSAEYTLVEEEPWKRE